In Pieris brassicae chromosome 8, ilPieBrab1.1, whole genome shotgun sequence, the DNA window aacatacctgTAGTATTCAGCCATATTATCCAAAACGCAGTGCGGCCTTGAACTCAGTATGTGACACTCCACGCCATGATGTTTTGGGTCTGTGAGGCCCGGACAGTTGCCAGAACACACTGGCCAGCCACATCAGAAATGTTTTGGAAAACCTGCAGTTTTTatcaatttctttattatggTAAAAGATGCTATTTtaaagtagtatttttttatggaacaaGGGGACAAGAAAATTGATGACTAACGACCAGGTAGGAAAATTTATGATTTCTGGATCCCAATAATTAATCTACTAAACTCTTTTCtttcaaatgtttaaatattcttttttatctaatagaaggcaaacgggcaggaagctcacctgatgttaaatgataccgccgcccatggacactcaacgCCAGATGCCTACGTACTCATTGacgttaaaaattaagtagTAATTTACTCTACTACTCAAATTTTAAGGAAGCCAAAACAAAATTCATTCAACTCTATACTGTATGTAAatcctaaatattttatgtaatttacattaaaaaattaaattaattataatttggttCATTTTATAAGACTTTTGCCCATTTTAAAAGCTCAATGACtttctatttcaattattttttatttgtttattactatattatttatattactattattaggCAGATTGTTACTTTTGGAAACTAATTGATATACTGACTTGGAACATCGTTCACCAACATCCGTAAAGATGGGCTTATAACAGCCCACACAAGGCATTTTACATTCCGGGTCAGCCATTGCTTTGGGACCAAATACTATTGGAGACTCTTCTATTACAATATCGCCAGGTGACAAGTCTCTTGATGCTACCAGGTACCTTCCTAGATCTTCCGAGGCGTGAATCtgcgtaatttaataaaatatattatcctCATTCCtgggtcgtaggttcgattcccggctgtgcaccaatggactttctttctatgtgcgcacttAACATTCGCTCCAAAGGTTAGATCTAAGGTAGActtaaaagtcgacggcgtgtgtcgaATCGTGGCTGAGGAAATAGGAGGCTGAtctcctacttgcctattagattgataattCATCAtgaaatatacagaaatctgagacccagacctaaaaaggttgtagcgccactgatttaggtatttatattattcttatgtGTCACGGTAGAAGGCACTTGAGCTTTGCCTAGACGGCTTTcgataaatcaaattatattgtGTTAGACTACTGGTTGGTCCTGCGTTCAAACCTTAATTAAACCGCGTAAatcatttttgtaatttaaataaggaGTATAAATTTCGAATAGTATTAAATTTGGGTTAATTTAACATGACATTACTAAGCTAAAAGTTTATACGAGTATAGTTAAATTCAAATGAGCAACATAAAAGCATTAACGTCTACGATAAAGTTCtatgaaacttttaaaagttttatttaaatcttcttTAACGGATTAAACTAGTTTTAAATGAGTAGTGAATATCTATTTGAGCGCTTATGTACGTTCCGGAAATATTACTTATCGAAACATTTTGCTTCACGtctttttaagttttacttttaaagGCCGCTTCTACaagtgtgtccatgggcgacggtaACACTTAACAACAGATGAGCCGAGCCTCCTGCCTTTGCCTcccattaaattaaaaacaactttactaaattccaaatattataatggAATCCCGTTATTGTGTGTGGCGCCATGTGTGGCTGTAATACAATAACATTAGTCTATTGAATCGCGCTAACAAATAGGCAAAAGCAGCACTTTCCTTCCTCAACCTGTCCTTACGAAGCTCCTCGTTATTACGACGTAACTTGTATGTGTACAAGATCGTGAATTATTAGAAGTATTTAAAGCGCcatctattatttttacagtaaacCAGATGTTCGTAATAAGCGCGGCAATTTAGTGGTTTTAGTTGAAGCATATATTCCTAGATGGCGTAAATAACAATGTTTACTTGCCTCATACGGTAATTTTACTGAATCCATAGTTCtgaaaattcataataaagttacataaacacaatatacttaaaatatatttattaaatagcttTATTTATAGAAGTAGATTAGATACgaagtaatattttacatataatttatggttccgattataattcaaaattagttACTTCGTTTTCAAAGAATAGACAAGAAAAGAACATAATTAATGGGGAAAAGGTGTAGAAAACTGGAATTCGAGTCggttaatgtaattttaagaaggcacaaaaggaaaaaaatcattaaattaaacatattatttaatatcggCGTTACCAAATTGCCGTGCAAAGAAACAGTTGAATTGTAGTAATTTCTAAATTTTCTGTTAACATCTAAtctttattttgttcttaAACTCACAAAGTTAGGACAAAAGGTAAGTCTAAATCTTTTGGTAGCCTGCCAAAGTCTGGAATACTGTACAAGAAAGTCTACTAGAGGACATTTCCAAATCACACAAGTCAATTAAAAtactgaaattataaaatgatatagGTAAGATTCTCTATAAAAATACTCGGTGTTTTcacgttttatattttagactaagtaataaaaactttttaagtaaaaaaaaattgtctctATACCGAAAGATTTAATTAGGTCAATTATGCCTTAAATTTCTAGCAAGCACGTAgccgttaaaataaaatatgaatataatacgtataaataataactaaaaatggataaatagaaaactaaattaaatttaataagttcgtggcagtgtatctttaatgctggcatttACTCGCTGTTccgatacttatttgttgagcgaggaaagcaccagatCTGGTGTCTCCATCAGATCTAATCTACCAGGGCTAATCTTATCCGGGCACTTGAACCGTTGAAtccgttaaatattttatgacttacataacaatcaaatacttTCATATGTAGGtaacgaatattttaaatatgtttgtgtattttatatgatgATTTTCTCTTTGACAAATTGAATTGTTgttcgttattttttttaagttaaatataatgtttaaaaatctcCCTACCAACAATACACATTATTTTAGTCTACACTTGATTTATTGCTTCATTGCCCTGAATCACGATTCCagcgtttaaatttaaacctaGAGAGTTAGATAATCGAATTAcagttataatattgtaaggAAACAACTAAACAAATAGTCTTCTATTTCACagttcatataatttatagttttatctCTTGTTTATAAACCTAATTTATGGCCCAAGAAAACTAACAAAATTTACTATAAAGCATTCAATAAATAGCTGTCTAGTtggttaattaaaaagtttttataattacacatATAATCTAAGTTCactcaaaataatttagcaaCTATCAGACATTTATCACTATAAAGGCACAAATACTTTTATCACTATACCGTGTCAAGCACGGTGTTAAAAGCGTCTAAATGATAACCAATCAACTAGACAATTTCTTTACATGGATACGCAGAGTCcctgtttaaatatttctactaGCAACTTAGGCACGTTACCTAAGATTAAACGACTAATTTGAGGAGGCATACCTATTTCAGATTCCGATTCATAACAGATTAAGTCTGGGTTAAGTATTGATCAACGACTCTTGAGTACAGCTGTAAGTaccattttaaacaataaaaagattcgcatttctttattatttcactTACTTGGTCATATATCAATAACACTAGGTGCGCGCGCGCACTGTAAGCTTTCCAGCTGAAAACTGAACACTCAGTGATTTAATGGCATCATTTCGGAGTTGCGTAATTCATTCAGAAGTTTTCGTGTTTAGCCTAAATTCATTCATAGATTTTTaagtaactaaattaaatggaattataaaaataaattaaatttgtatcagACTTGTGTACCTCTATTATTATGTAGTTTAGAGAATAAAgtacaaaataatagtatacaaatgtcttaaaactaaattttcttcattaacaaattattctagctataaacaaatgaaaaatgttaGTCCTTTTTTGCTTTCAGACAGTGAGGACCAACGTCGTCCTCTAAACAGAGAAGCATTACAATCGACGTTTAATACAGATAGACGCATTAAACGACCCTTTGAGTACATATGAGGCTGATCCATTCAATGACAGTCTCCATGTCTTCAGACATATCATGCTGCAGCCATTGTTGTTCCGTCACCAATATTAACAATTGcatatttgtaattgtaaaaCTACTTTATTGTTCTAGTTGTTTCtcgtaattttattgtatgatttattttctcttttatcATTGTAATGTTTCCCTTTAAATGTTGTGCACACTTGCGTATGTCGTGTGTTTTCTGTGTATATGTTTAGTTAGTGTgcctatttaaaaattaaattattgatttaaataaaatttgcatttatatatgttttatttagcaGGATTGATTAACAATACAAAGTTGatgaattaacatttaaactgAGAACGACTTTTGAAATATTCCAATTTTTGGCAGTCGTCCGAGATGTTACATTTAGTTCGTTGTGATAATTACTCGTGTCTATTTCTATCGAGTATTGTGTCAGAGCCGGAGCCGAGCACTCGCCTTAATCTTTACTATGGATaacaaaaaaaggaaaatgCCCGCCTGTGAAGTATGCCAACAGCCGGCAAATCAAACATGTGGTGGATGCAAATCCGTCTTCTATTGCTCAAGAAATCATCAGAAGACCGCATGGAGAGAACACAAATTCCAATGCCGCCCATTCGAAATACAGTTTTCAAATACAGCTGGTAGATATTTGGTGGCTACAAGGGACATTAAGCAAGGAGAAATTATACTAAGAGAAAAGGCTGCTGTAAGTGGACCAAGGACGGCATGTACCGCTCATTGTCTTtcgtgtaataaaaaattggaaCCCATGAATGTGGATGAAACGTTAGATTATTACAAATGCTCAGCATGTAACTGGCCTATGTGTGGTCTTAAATGTGAGAAATCAAGCGTTCATAAAGAGGAATGTAAGCTTATGTCCAGTAATAACTATAAAAGTACTATCACATACAAAAATCCCGAGAAAGCAGAGGCAGCTTACTGTGTAATTGCGCCTTTGAGAACGCTCTTACTGAAAACATCAAATCCAGAACAATACAACAGTCTTATAAGTCTAGAATCACACGTAGAGAAGAG includes these proteins:
- the LOC123713569 gene encoding uncharacterized protein LOC123713569, whose translation is MTKTMDSVKLPYEIHASEDLGRYLVASRDLSPGDIVIEESPIVFGPKAMADPECKMPCVGCYKPIFTDVGERCSKCGWPVCSGNCPGLTDPKHHGVECHILSSRPHCVLDNMAEYYRHDALLPLRCVLLQKIDPERWKQVMSMQSHMESRAPGTEAYDLIADGAAFGI